The DNA window TCACATGCGGCACCACGTGGCAGTGGGCCGGGAATATGCCCGGGTTGTCGGCCTCGAATATGAAGTCTATCCTCTGGCCCGGGGCTATGGGTATGGTGTCGATAAAATGGGGGTCTTTTACCGCGTAGCCGTCATAGTGGGTGACGGAGGTCTTGTGTCCGTGTATGTGCATGGAGTGGTTCTTGTAGCCCATGTTTATCATACGCACCCTCACCTTCTCACCGAGCTTCAGCCCGCCGATGGCCGCGCCCAGGTCCCCCCAGGAAACGCTGTTTATGGTGAAGTAGTTATACTTGCCGTTAGTACCCGCCATGGGCAGGTCATACCACTCCCCTTCCTCTATGACGGACCACTCGTCGAGGAACCAGACGATATCCCGGTCGGTCTCGTACTTCTCGTCTTTGGGTTTCACTATGAAGGCCCCGTACATGCCCATATCGAGGTGCGACAGGGTCTGGTAGTGGCAGTGGTAGGCGTGGGTGCCGGGGCGCCTGGCCACGAACTCGTATACGAAGACCTCGTTGCCCATGACGTTCTTCTGGCTCAACCCCGGCACGCCGTCGGAGTGGAACGGGGCGTTCAGCCCGTGGAAGTGTATGGTATGCGGCATGACGTGGGTGTTTTTGAAGTAGACCCTCACGAAGTCACCCTCGTCCACGCGTATCTCCGGGCCGGGCACCGAGAGCTCCTCCCCTTCGAGGCCGAAGCCCCAGGTCATGACCTTAACACCCGGGGCTATCTCCACGCTCAAGTTGCCCACCACCATGGTGAACTCCCTGACGGGCCTTCCGCCCGGGTCGCCGAGCGCGGCCGGGTTAGCTCCGCTCACCTTCGCTATCCTTATCCTCTCCGCCGGGCCGTCCGCGGTCGTAACGAAGCCCTCATTGGACACTTTCTCCTCGGCCGCAATGGAGCTCTCTACACCCATAACCGTGAACGAAAATAGTGCAAGCAACAGTACAGTATTCCCCAAAATCCGTGACATCCGCGTAATCCTCCTCATGTTGTTTTTTGTTAAGCATGGGTAGACTCTACAACAAAATAACGCGAAGTCAAGCGAATGCCCGTTATTTTTGAAAACCCAGGGAAGTGAAGGGGTCCGGCAGGGATTAAGGGGTTCAGATAAGGATCGCCAGGCTAAGCGCCATCACCATCATGCCGACCATCACGCCGACTATGGCCACGTGCGCCTCGCCGTAGGATTGGGCTATGGGCAGGAGTTCGTCGAACGATATGAAGACCATGAAGCCGGCCACCATGGCGAACATCCATCCGAGGAGCGCTTCGCTTAAGAAGGGCATGAGCACGATACCGGCCAGGAGCGCCCCCACCGGCTCGCTCGCCCCGGAGAGGAACGACCACCAGAAGGCCTTCTTCCGGCTCCCGGTCGAGGCATAGATCGGGACCGAGACCGCTATCCCCTCGGGGATATTGTGTATGGCGACGGCGAAGGCAAGGGCTATCCCGATATTCACGTCCTTGAGCGTTCCGGCGAACGTTACCATCCCCTCGGGGAAGTTATGTATGCCCACGCCGACGGCCACCATGAGCGAGGCTTTTTGCAGCCTGCCGGTCTTGGCCTTCCCTGCCCCCCCGTGTCCTACACTCCCATGGTGGGTTTCGAGGATATAGGAGTGCGGCAGCAGGAAGTCTATAAGGAGCATGGCGAACATCCCGATGAAGAAGGCCAAGTGTGCCTGGGCAAAGCCAACGGAGAGGATCGCCTGCTGGAGCAGTTCGACAAAGCTGACCAGCACCATCACCCCGGCCGAGAAGCCGAGGGTGAAGGCCATGTATCTCGGCCCCGGCTCTTTGTAGAAGATCCCTATCAGGCTCCCCACGGTGGTGGAGAGCCCGGCGAGCGTGGTGAGGGCCATGGCCATGAGGAAGGTGCCGCCTTCGTTCATGATGGGATTATACACGGGGGCCGCGCGGCGGTCAACCGAGTTACCCCCCTCCACCCGGATTGACCAATCCCCTCCCCTGTGCTAAAAATAGGGCCATGAAGGACACGAAAGCGGCTAAAGAAGCAGCGCGGCTCCGCGAGGAAATTAACCGCCACAACCACCTCTACTACGTCCTCGACGCCCCGGAGATAACCGACGCGGAGTTCGACCGCCTGATGCGGCGGCTCGAAGCCCTCGAGGAAGAGTTCCCCGCCCTCCTGACCCCTGACTCCCCCACCCGGAGGGTCGGGGCCGCTCCACTTAAGGAGTTCGGCACCGTAACCCACACCCTCCCCATGCTGAGTATCTTTAACGCCTCGGACCGTGAGGGAGGGATAAAGTTCGACGAGGGGGTCAAAAGATTCCTTAAGACGGACAAGCCTGTGGAGTACGCCGTGGAGCCCAAGATAGACGGGTTGGCCGTGGAGCTCGTGTATGAAGACGGCGTCTTCACGAACGGCTCCACCAGGGGCGACGGCTATACCGGGGAGGATATAACCTCGAACCTAAGGACCGTTAAGAGCATCCCGCTCGTGCTAATAGGAAAAAACCTTCCAAAGAGGATAGAGGTACGCGGCGAGATATTCATCCCGCTCAAGAGTTTTGGGGATATAAATAAGGAGCGAGAAGAGAGGAACGAGCCCCCCTTTGTAAATCCCCGTAACGCCGCGGCCGGCTCGCTCCGCCAGCTCGACCCGAGGGTCACGGCCGCCCGGCCGCTCGACATCTTCTGCTACGGCGTGGGCACGGTCGAGGGGAAGAGCTTTGCCACTCACGGCAAGACGCTGGAGTACTTGAAAAAACTCGGCCTC is part of the Thermodesulfobacteriota bacterium genome and encodes:
- a CDS encoding multicopper oxidase domain-containing protein; its protein translation is MSRILGNTVLLLALFSFTVMGVESSIAAEEKVSNEGFVTTADGPAERIRIAKVSGANPAALGDPGGRPVREFTMVVGNLSVEIAPGVKVMTWGFGLEGEELSVPGPEIRVDEGDFVRVYFKNTHVMPHTIHFHGLNAPFHSDGVPGLSQKNVMGNEVFVYEFVARRPGTHAYHCHYQTLSHLDMGMYGAFIVKPKDEKYETDRDIVWFLDEWSVIEEGEWYDLPMAGTNGKYNYFTINSVSWGDLGAAIGGLKLGEKVRVRMINMGYKNHSMHIHGHKTSVTHYDGYAVKDPHFIDTIPIAPGQRIDFIFEADNPGIFPAHCHVVPHVTNNGVYPGGMLTGIVYEGFELGKLPEAVDDYARRHFPMTPGP
- the zupT gene encoding zinc transporter ZupT; protein product: MEGGNSVDRRAAPVYNPIMNEGGTFLMAMALTTLAGLSTTVGSLIGIFYKEPGPRYMAFTLGFSAGVMVLVSFVELLQQAILSVGFAQAHLAFFIGMFAMLLIDFLLPHSYILETHHGSVGHGGAGKAKTGRLQKASLMVAVGVGIHNFPEGMVTFAGTLKDVNIGIALAFAVAIHNIPEGIAVSVPIYASTGSRKKAFWWSFLSGASEPVGALLAGIVLMPFLSEALLGWMFAMVAGFMVFISFDELLPIAQSYGEAHVAIVGVMVGMMVMALSLAILI
- the ligA gene encoding NAD-dependent DNA ligase LigA, which gives rise to MKDTKAAKEAARLREEINRHNHLYYVLDAPEITDAEFDRLMRRLEALEEEFPALLTPDSPTRRVGAAPLKEFGTVTHTLPMLSIFNASDREGGIKFDEGVKRFLKTDKPVEYAVEPKIDGLAVELVYEDGVFTNGSTRGDGYTGEDITSNLRTVKSIPLVLIGKNLPKRIEVRGEIFIPLKSFGDINKEREERNEPPFVNPRNAAAGSLRQLDPRVTAARPLDIFCYGVGTVEGKSFATHGKTLEYLKKLGLKVNPLVEVAKGIEGTLVYHRKLENMRDKLGYELDGTVIKVNSLKLQERLGVRTRSPRWALACKFPAKHGTTRVIGIEVGVGRTGALTPVAILEPVEVAGVTIERATLHNQDEVDRKDVREGDTVIVQRAGDVIPEVVSVVKDKRSGVEKPFKMPTECPVCSAKVERTGAIHFCTGGLSCPAQLKRTIRHFVTRKAMDIEGLGGKHIDRFVEDG